The Diceros bicornis minor isolate mBicDic1 chromosome 37, mDicBic1.mat.cur, whole genome shotgun sequence genome segment ATCCCTCTTGAGCCCTCTGTATGGACCTGCCTCCCCGTGCCCCCAACCACTCATCCCCACTCACTAAAACTAAGCTGCATCTGGTTATAGCCTGGTGGCTGAGGTCTAAGACTGAGTCACAGGGGCGCCAGTGTGAAACGCCCCTGGTAGCCAGGATGTGCTGGGGGGCTTTTGTAAAAGGGCTGTGGGGAAAGTGGTTCTTGAAGCAAAGGCACACAGCCAGAGAGGAGACCCAGGTGTCAATCCTTAGTTGTCACACCtcagccccggccccggccccggccccagcACTGCCAACCCAAAGTGAGAACATAACACGCTGCTTTGGGGTCCTGGAGCCCGAGATGGGGGCACGGAGCTATCTGTGGCAGTGCCTGCTGTCAGCTGACACCTGCTTTCTGCAGGTCCTGACCCAGCCCAAGAGGGCAGTTTCCCTACACCCCAGCTGCCCATCCCATCACCCTCCTTCCAAGGTCTCTGACCTCCTGGGCCCAGTCTGACCTCCAGTCCGAGCTGCCTGGAGCCATGGCGCTTTCAATTCAAGCCATGAACTGGGTGGGTCTCCTTGAAGTCACTGGCACTCAGAGAAGCTCCCTCTTCCGTTAAGAAAAGTGACAATCTAACATAAATGGACCAACTTCTGTATCATGCTCATGGATCCTAAAACAGGTCTTTGAAAGAAACTTCAAAACCACATGGCTAGCAATTAGGCATCAGTTTTATTTCTGGAAGCTCATGAACCAGGGACAGGCTGTTTCCGTATGGCTTAGTTACTCGGGAGACAAACCCTGTGCCAATGGTATCCATCTCCAGGATGCACACAACTCCCAGGGAGAGCAGGCCAGGCCTGAGTACCTGCTGGGGAAACCCATCTGGAGCTGCCTGGCAATGGGGAGGCGGGAGCACTGTCCACCGTGAGATGTGCCAAGGGGTGTCCCGTCTCCACCGCCATTACATCACTCACTTTGCTGACAAAGGGTGAGAGGTTTTAACAACCTTCACCAGCATGAGATACAGGAAAAAGTACTTTAGTATTTACACATTTCACACATCAGTGACACCACATCATGCTGTAATACTTCAGAAGGGTAACTAACTCTCCAAAATCCTTTATTTAATAGAATTGGAACATTTGTTGGCAACCTAATACACAAACTCAAGTGTGCTAAATGTAAGACATACAGAGAGCCTTACAGACAGGCTTCCTGCTCCTCGGCAGCTGTGGGCACCTGCCTCCCCCCTGTGTCCTGGATGAAGTGGCAAGTTCAAGCTTCTGCTCAGGCCAGGGCTGGCAGGGCCTGAggtctccctctgcctggacgcTAGTGCCCAGCACTGAGGAGAGGCTCAGCACCACTCTGGTCACCTCTGCCCCCAGACCCACTGTGCCTGGGACAGTGGCTGGGACACGTGAACTCCGAGAGCCCTGGTAGCTCTGCAAGATTTTTCCTCCTGCCTGtggctctctccctccacccaacCCGGGGCTGTGGGGCCACAAAGTTACTTCCTCAAGACACGGGACTAGGGGCCTGACAGGGCTGGTCCTCCCAGACTGCCCTGTAAACCGTaggctggaggaggggggcagGCAGACCTGGGAGACATCGAGGACCCTGTCCCATCACATCAGGaccccagggaggagggagtagAGAGTGAGAAGGCTGGGCCCACCCCGGCAGGCTGGTCACCACGGCCTCCAGATGCTCTGGGATATGCGGGCAGCAGTCAGGCTGCCCAGGGCCGGGAGCACCGAGTCCGGCCCCTCAACAGGCGCCCGACTCAGTTCAGCCTCAGGGGCCTCCTCCAGATCGGAGCACAGGTCGTCCCCGGGGCCCGGAGGGCTGGGCAGCGGCGACCCCAGAGCCCCTCCCGTGGGCCAGCCGCTCCGCCCAGGGGCTCCGGGCGGCCCGGCCAGGGCGTCCCCCAGCAGATCCCGGAAGCTGCTGCCCTCGCGCAGCGGCATGGACTCAAGTAGGTGGTTCAGGAGCTCGGCGGCCACGGTGGCGTCGATGGCCTGACATGTGGACACGAACGTGTGCACCTCGTGCATGCACTGGATGTAGCCGGCGGCGAAGCGCTCGCTCGCTTCCGCCTGCAGCTGGTCGCGCTCTGCGccggggggtgggagggagagagccgAGCCAGCCCGGTGAGGGGCGACTGCGGTGGCCGGCCCGCCCGGCCTGCGAGGACAGGGCTCACCCAGGAGACGCGGGCGTGCACCCTGCGCCGGGGGAAGCCCTCGCCGCCGACAGCACAGGAGCGCTGGGCGGGGAAGTCCTCGGTCCGGGCAGGGACGGGCTGGGCAAAGGGGCCCCGCGCCCGGGGGGCCAGCGCCCGCAGCCCCCGCCCGCGTGTCCCCCGCCACTCACCGCGCGCCCGGCCCCGCAGCGCGCCCTGCACGCGCCGCACCGTCAGCTCCAGCACCTCGGCGTTCTCCAGCTTGGCCTGCACCTGCGCCGGCGGGCGCGCCGGGTGGGGAGGGGCGGTGAGGCCGGGCCGGGCCGCGACGCCGCGCCCGCCCGCAGCCCCCGGGCGCGCTCCCGCCCGCCTCACCTCGGCGCCCGCCAGCAGCAGCCGCAGCTCCTGCAGGCTCTCGTTGATCCGTGCGCGCCGCTTCTTCTCCACCAGGGGCTTCCGGGCCTGCGGGCAGCCGGCGACTGAGCCCCGGGCCGCGCggtccccgcccgcccgcccgcccgcccgcggccCCGGCCCGCACCTTGCGGTCCCCTCGCGCCTCCCAGCCGTTCTCCTCCTCCCGGCCCGCACGATCCCGCCCGGGCGCCAGAGGCGGAGCCATGGCCGCAGCGCCCGGTCCGCGGCGCGCGCTGAGCGCCCGCGCCCCTCGCAgcgccgccgccccgccgccccggCTCCCGGCGTCTTCCGCCCGCGGCGGCCCGCCCCTTTTATAGCGGCTCATTTGCATCT includes the following:
- the HES6 gene encoding transcription cofactor HES-6 isoform X1; this translates as MAPPLAPGRDRAGREEENGWEARGDRKARKPLVEKKRRARINESLQELRLLLAGAEVQAKLENAEVLELTVRRVQGALRGRARERDQLQAEASERFAAGYIQCMHEVHTFVSTCQAIDATVAAELLNHLLESMPLREGSSFRDLLGDALAGPPGAPGRSGWPTGGALGSPLPSPPGPGDDLCSDLEEAPEAELSRAPVEGPDSVLPALGSLTAARISQSIWRPW
- the HES6 gene encoding transcription cofactor HES-6 isoform X2, giving the protein MAPPLAPGRDRAGREEENGWEARGDRKARKPLVEKKRRARINESLQELRLLLAGAEVQAKLENAEVLELTSATSCRRKRASASPPATSSACTRCTRSCPHVRPSTPPWPPSS